In Arcobacter ellisii, a genomic segment contains:
- a CDS encoding TlpA family protein disulfide reductase, whose protein sequence is MQFKTLAFLSILSILFFTGCDSKDKNENNNETKIEKSDRKTEFQLKTTNNTVVDIKLENDKIILKDYPNKIVLLNFFATWCPPCKAEIPNLIKLQDDYKNDFVVISVLLEEMKTNEEIVDFIKSFNINYTVTNSPENFDLAKSLGGIKSIPTMFLIDKNSKIFQKYVGLVPSEMMEIDIKKVLEK, encoded by the coding sequence ATGCAGTTTAAAACTTTAGCATTTTTATCTATTTTATCTATTTTATTTTTCACGGGGTGCGATTCTAAAGATAAAAATGAGAATAATAATGAAACAAAAATTGAAAAAAGTGATAGAAAAACAGAATTTCAATTAAAAACTACCAATAATACGGTTGTTGATATAAAATTAGAAAATGATAAAATCATTTTAAAAGATTATCCAAACAAAATAGTTTTATTGAATTTTTTTGCAACTTGGTGTCCACCTTGTAAAGCTGAAATTCCAAATCTAATAAAACTTCAAGATGATTACAAAAACGATTTTGTGGTAATTTCAGTTTTACTTGAAGAGATGAAAACAAATGAAGAGATTGTAGATTTTATAAAAAGTTTCAATATTAATTATACTGTTACAAACTCTCCTGAGAATTTTGATTTAGCAAAAAGTTTAGGAGGAATAAAATCTATTCCAACAATGTTTTTAATTGATAAAAACTCAAAAATCTTCCAAAAATATGTAGGTTTAGTTCCAAGTGAA